The Brienomyrus brachyistius isolate T26 chromosome 9, BBRACH_0.4, whole genome shotgun sequence genome contains the following window.
CTGGAGGACAGCCTGGCAGCGGCACAGTTCCAACAGAGCCAGAGTGCCCTGATGCACATGCAGGGCGCCCCCTTCGAGCCCAGCAGTGCGGACATGATGCGGCGGGCGGCGCGAGCGCTGCACGCCATGGCGCGGGTCGAGGAGAACCACTCGGAGTTCACGCTGTACGAGTCACGGCTGCTGGACCTCTCGGTGTCCCCGCTCATGAACTCGTTGGTGTCCCACGTGATCTGTGACGTACTCTATCTGATTGGCCAATCATGACAGTCGTGGGGTGCGGTGGCCCTGCCTCCCCCAGCCTCTGTCCCTGTCCccatttattttctctcttgtgTGTCTGAGCGTGAGTGGAGCAAACGTCGAGTgaaactgtttttgttttatttttatttatgcaaAAACACCTCGGATTCCACTGTCTGAAGTCCACCTTTGCCCTgtctccgccccccccctccccccccacacttaTCAAAGGAAGGACATCACGAACCTGGAATGGACGTTGTTTCAGCTGTTCAGCGAATGGCACCGTGAAATTTAATGCCGCAGAAATGGATGGGAACCCCGGGCCAGGAGTGTGCTGCCctttttttaaagaaagaaaaagatggagaaaaaaattacaaaaacaaGACTGTAACCAAAGTTGCTGTATCGTTTACAGTGAGTTTGGGGATAACTGTGCCCTAGCTCTCCCCAGGGGTGAGCACGACCAGTACAATTTTATGGTTCATATTTGGAGGCTTAAAACAGACTTTTGGACTTTCTTGTGGTATAATTGCTGTAACTTGGACTCTATATTCTGCCCTACATGAACCAGGTTATCGGCTGTGAACAGACGTCTGTGCAGTAGATTGTAGGACTTTTTTCTGTACTGTACACGTTAAAAAAACAACTGTAAACATACTGTAATAATACTGTTTCACACTGAGAAACGCTGGCTTGGCCGCAGAACTGTAGTTTTTAAGAAATGTTTTTAGTTAACATTGAAGAGAAAAAAGGCTTTCCCCCCAAAGTTTCGTGAACCTACAACACCTTGACCTCTTCTCTTTAACCCTTGATTGTATGGATTGACCCTTAAAAAGAATCACCTCTTAGGACTCGTTTTCAACTTAAGACGCAGCCTTGGCTGCTGTGTATATATGACGTTGTACAATAATTACactttctcctctctctccctctctcacctTCTGATGCTCTTCATCCTTTTTAtctaagaagaataaaagattaAACACAAGTTGAACTCCTTGCATCAAATCCCACAGTGTGCTAATTTAAACCTTAATGCTCTCACACCACCCTTTTACATAGGGATATGCACAGCTTAAACATAACCATACtcagaaaacaaacataaaaataaaaagctgCTGTCTTCTCCTGTGACCACAGCAGATAACTTTTCCAGTTGAGATGTGGAGatcagagggaaaaaaagaaaaacataccAGGTTGCTTCACTTTGTAGAACCTAAGAAAAACCTCATGGAGAGAAACAcaaattttagatttttttccttcagtgagatggaccctgcATATTTGTATTTCAGACAATGTAGCTAAAAACTCGATGTAAATTCCTCCTTCTCCTTTTTTGGCTTAATGAATCATTTATTCAGTATGAAATCTTTATACTATATGTTCCACGTGTTAAGAATAAATGTACATGAAATCTTCGTAAGACGTTTGTTATTGTTCTTTGGTTGCGGTGGCAGTGCTATCTTCGTCGGTAGGGAGCGGGAATTGTGATGCTGTGTGAAAAGGTCAGCCTGTTAAAGCTGCTCCAGAGCTGAATCTCACACGCTCTTGCTGTAGTTGATTAATCTAAGCTGAAAAGTGACATTTTCATTGAGCTTTGCGATTAGCCTGCGGGGCAGTGGCGGCCGCTCGCATTGGTAAACGAATGGAGGCCGATATTACGGACCTGCGTCGGGTGAGGGAGCAGGTTTGTGTAACTCTTAAAAGAGATGTCAGTTTCGCTTTCCAGTGTCATCGCGGATATTTATTTTCATCGTTTTCACTCCAACACGTCTCCATCTCTGCTCTCCTGGCAGATGATGAATCGTAAAACGGGCCCAtgatttcctccgccggcgtgTCTGTGTCCGCCCCCTGCTTCACATGCAGCTGACCATGGGAGCTTATCGCCCCTTTCTCTGGGTCCTTAGGCGTCTCCGAAGCAGCCGATAAATCAAATCCAAGGCCAGTCTCCCTCTTTCTCGTAGGAATGACTACTTTTTTATTTAAAGACGTTTATAGGGTCTGATAAATCAGTGATATATTGGTACTAGGCAGTTGGCGCGATCGAcaaaatttatttatacaatttTTATATTCGCTATTTAAGGATTTTCAGCACAAATATGAGTGTTGTTACATATCGGGGTAACGTCATGGAGTATTCTGACATTTTGTTCAAAATTCGATTTTTACAAGGGAAATTTACATTTAAAGCAGCCTATATGTTTGTGTCCCCCTCCTCAAAACATTTTGCCACGGATACAGACGAATGTCTCGGATGTCGATCCAGGTTATGTATTCATTTTAATCTTCTCAATGTTAAGTACAGAACCACATTAGGATACCCTAGCACAGTGCGCACAGCCACAAGCATACATTTTACATACGGCTTACGGCATCATCTGTTATATCAGTCCTCAAAAGTCATTCAACCGTTTTGCATTTGTTTCGACGTAAACCCGCAAATGAATGGTATAGCATAGAAAACTAGATTAATTGGGATTTGTCATCAGTATGATAGACGGAATGGGATACTTTAGATCTCACCCATCCGCCGTAAGTGATTCAGTTGAAATTCCTACATGTATACTAATTAAATTAGTATACTAAGTTATGTTGAATTACAAAATGTTCTTTTTAAGAAAAACGtttgatcactgctgctgttTCCACTGCGGTGAATGAGtttaaaaaacaaatgtttttaaaacgTTCATAATATAACGTATAGAATGTGCTCTTTTATGAAAACAAGACTAACCGCAGCATAGAAATTAAGTATTAAGTTCAGAGCGCCGCCAGATGGTGGAGCTCCGTCATAACAATATGCATATATACTGTGATTACTTTCCGGAGACTCATTGGTCTGCTGATGAAGCGCAAGCGCACTTCCTGCTGCGCGCAAGCACGTGTACATTACGTATATTCATAGGCAACCACGTGTGCGTAAGAGGCATGCGCAAATCTTCCAGGAAGTGAAAAGACGCTTATCCAACTTAACAAGAAGCGGTATTGCGTTGAAAATTTTAATATGACTTCATTTTGTACATTTCTTATTGTTCATGGATATTTACGCCACTTTCATTAAAATACGAAGCGGTTCCCACAAACACGATTTCCTTAAGCCTTGTACTATTTGGAAACGGATTAGCAATGCAGTTTCTTATTAGTTGCATCCTTTATAATGGATCTCATATATGATATCGAATTATGTTTGAACGACAGCGCAGCTTCTGTTACCGCTTGTTGAGCTACGGTGGTTGAGATGAGGACATCCTGCTCTGTACTCGTGTATCCGTTGGACCAAATAAGTAAACCGAAATGGGAATTAAGATAGTGGTTCGGTTTGCAGCCTTCACAAGAGTCCTTACTCTTCTTTTACAGGTAGAATCTGCTGGTGCCTTCGGCGAATGTTAGGTCCTTTACTATAATGTTAGTCCTTTACTAGAATAACGATTTCCTGTAATGGGTAAAAGAGTGCATGAGCTTTtatttaagtgtgtgtgtgtgtgtgtgtgtgtgtgtatccacaCTTTGCCTGCATACCTGCTAATCTGAAAAGGAAAGGCAACAAATGACACCAAGCCATTTCAGAAGGTCCTCAAAAGATTTTTTTCCCTGTGCCATAGCTTTTTTGTGTGTGATTGAGTCTGCATGCTTTTCTCTCTTGTAGGCAGTTTTTAATGCTGTGATCCCTGATCATCCTGCGGATGCCTTTAGTCCTCCTCGGCTGGAAGACCCATTGCTCCTGGACGGTCTGGTGGAGACACTCTTTGGTGGCTTGTCCCGGTGGGATGCTGAGCACTTCCTCTTCATTGCAGAACGTGGCTACCTGTATGAGCACAATTTTGCCTTCTTCCCCCTGTTTCCTGTCACCCTGAGGACGTTGGCCAGCGTCCTCCTGTGGCCCCTGGCTGGCATGCTGACGGCACGCGGCCGGCTCCTCCTGGCTGTAGTGCTGGCTAACTTTGCGTTCTCTGTCATTGCTGCTGTGGCCCTGTATAGACTGGGCTGCCTGGTCCTAGGAGAGCGACGCCTGGCCTTGCTCTCCAGCCTTCTCTTCTGTCTCTCACCAGCCAATGTCTTCCTGGCTGCTGGCTACTCTGAAAGTCTGTTTGCTGTGCTCACCTTCAGTGGTCTATGGATGCTGGAGGGTGGGCGACCTTTCACTGCCAGCGTGCTCCTTGGTCTAGCTACTGCTACTCGGGCCAACGGCCTGGTCAACGTTGGGTTTTTGCTGTATCTGCCACTGCAGCGGGGGCTTGTCCAGGCCATCGCTGTCAGCaagggggcaggggggctgAGCAGGAGTCACCACTATATCTCGATTTCCCTACGTTTCTTGTTCACTGCTACCTTGGGCTCCGCCATCATCGTGATTCCCTTTGCTGCCTTCCAGTATTATGGATACCAAACCTTCTGCACACCCTCTCTCCTCCCAGACACTGTATCTTCTGCCCTTCTTGACTTGGCTCGGGTTAAAGGTTACAGGATTCCAGACACAAAGGGACTCTCTCCCGGCTGGTGTTCCTCACGCCCACCGTTACTCTACTCTTACATTCAGGATGTGTACTGGGATGTGGGATTCCTGCGCTATTTTCAGCTGAAGCAAGTACCCAACTTTCTACTAGCGCTACCTATGGCCACATTAGGTGTGGCTGCAATTAAGAGCTTTATTTCAGCCAACCAGGACCTGTGCTTGAGGCTGGGACTCTGGGGTGATCAACTAAAACCGCAAACAAACATCCCATCTGGGTACCACAACCCAAAGGTTTTTGTGTACATGGTGCACCTCACTGTCCTCTTGGGCTTTGGCGTGTTTTGCATGCATGTACAGGTAAGGATCCTTAAAAAGATGTTTTTCCTTCTCAAAGTTAGTAATAATCTGGTCTTTTCCCTGGCTTTTTCACTCACTTaaatctgaaaaaaaatgcattatgatTTAGCTCACAATGTAGGAGTAGATTTGATTTAGGTTATATGCTGCTGTGGTTTTATGCACAAGGCATGGGATGTCGTAGGTGGGATGTTTCGTAAATAAGACAGTTTGGCAATATGGGATAACATGAAATAAAACATTACTCCGTAATGGTGTTTGTAATTATACAAACATAAGTACACATGAGTTTCTTGATCATGAGTTTTAGATCTAAGTCTTGTTTGTGTACCAGTCCTGTTCTTAGTGTGGTTTATTTACTTGATTCCAGCTGATAAGGACTGGAGAAATTAATAAAGTTAGGGCACATTCAATGGTTTGCTTGAATTGTTAACTGCCTTTAAGTTGTATGTTATTCTCATTTCTAAATCTTTTCCAGGTTCTGACCCGATTCCTTGCCTCTTCATCTCCCGTGATCTATTGGTTCAGTGCGCATCTTCTGCTTTGCTATGAGCCCTTGTTGCAGGAAGATGGATCTTCTCCTGATGGCGGGAGACAGGATCGTACGGACCGCCACCCACGCCTCCTGACAGCAGACTCAAGAGTCCTGCCCCACAATCTTTTGACTTGCCTGCTGTTTCATTGGAGGACTTACTCGCCTATAAGCCGTTGGGTGCTTGGCTACTTCATCTCCTATTGGCTGATAGGATTGGCGTTGCACTGCAACTTTTTACCGTGGACATGATGCTTGCAGTGAAGGTGCCTCTTGAACAGCAAGCATGTGAAATGACCAGTTTTTTTCAGAGATGTCAAAAAATGCATCACCGCACAGTGTTTCAGAAACATTGGTAGCTCTATGGAATTATGGGAATAATGAAATAGCGTCCTGCCCATTAGAAGAATATGGAGTATTAGTGTGAAAATCCTGTAGTTAGGGAATATTTGAATTGCATCTGTGTTTTAGAAACTGTAAAGAACTTACTTTCAGGGCTAGACTCTGCTGGCTTACAAATCAGGAGTTTTGCAGCCTTACCTTTTGGAAAATTGTTTATGGTGTAATTTACCATCCTGGGTGTAGAAGAGTGGGAAAGCAGGCATGTCCGTTTTCAGGGAACTGCTACAGTCAGCATCCAGTGGTGTAAATGGGTAAGATGCAAGTGAACTGAATATAGATGAGTATAGCAAAGTCTCTACCTTCCTATTTGCTGTATCAGTCTGTTCATTCGGATTATTGGGGCGACGTTTCCAGCTCAGCTGAGAGGTATTTTAATGATACATGACGTTTCTCATGATCTCATGAGTTTTTTTATGATACATCGTCTGGaataaatatgtttatttttcttaatttttttaatctaatAAGATACATTTTTGCAATAAAGAGTGTTAATGCCTTTTTGATGAAGCCTGATGTACATTGTTGGGTTCTCCTGACATCTAGTGGTTGTTTTAATTGGTACAACTAAAAGCAGTAGTCAGTTTAGCTGCTTAAAAACAAGCCTAATTTAGGAAGATCTAGTAAAATGGATGGTTACAAATGAGCATTTTTGGCTGTCATCTCTGCAGCAAGTGTCTCTGGAATTGTGTTTTATATATCTACAGACATTTTGCGGTTTCATTAAGCTATACAATCTTCTTCAAAAGTGCTACAGCGTAGCCAGATTTGCAAGAGTTTAACTAAGTGAAGTTGCAGCTCTACTTCATTTTGAATTGAATCAAATTAAAGGATAAATTAGGGTATTTAACGTAGTAACTTTAAAGTTACAGTAGAAATTGGTCTTGTAAATTGAATGGAAAGTTCTCGTGTACTTATAACATATGAGCTCTTATATTTAATGCCTAATTCAGAGACCTGGCATATTAATCTCAGGGCGGCAGATGAGGGAAAATCGGGAGGGTGGCTGGTGCTAGCTGGGCTTGGCCAGAATTACAGGAGCCCCTCTCCTGCTCTGCAAATTGTAGCAGGAAATACTGAAATTGTGTGgctttttaaaatactgttgaaatacCATATAATGCGGTATAATGGAACGAGCGAGTGACAATGCGGTGGCCCCAGGCTGGGGATGCCCTGTGTCTCCATGTCATCATCGATAAATGATGGATAGTCAACCTGCCAGGAGGCATTTGGAAGAGGCTGCAATCTGGCACAGATAACTGATAATGCATTGGCTGTGTAACCGCCCGAAACCTTCTGTAAGAACCACGTCCAAGGTCATCACAAGATCCAGGACTTGTGGAAGTCCACTGAGTTCGTAATCAATCTCATTGTAGTACAAGCTAACTAGTAGAGCTTAGCAACTGCCTCAGCAGCAACAAGATACGAGCACAGACACTGCTCAGTTCCTTAAGCCTGAATTATACTTCTGCGTTGAACCTACGGAAGTGGTCTACGCCCGTTGTGGCCATACTTGTGCTTGTGTCGCTCTGCAATtttatgggggcgggggggtcaaATCCTAGAATTATCCCAGCTTATAAGCTTGTCCAAAGCGAATCTATTATCGAATGAACACTTGGAAAACATGCTGGAGGAAGTAAGCTCTACTGCTGAGCAGGCGAATGCACCATCTAGACTAAACCACTTTCCTTAgattcctgttcctcacatgagACAGTCTGCTGTGTATCCAGTGGAGAGGAACACTGACCGAAGGGCTGAATAAGACACCAGTTCAGAATTTAAGCTTTGAGGTGGACGCGTCATTCACTCGCCGCTCTTGCTTCTCTGATCTGACAGAAGAACTGTGGCTGGGAGAAGTGAGCCTCTGTGAAACTGAAATAATCTCTGTGATCATGCAGGGCTTTTGGATGGAGATAGAGGAGTACAGGGCTACAATTCTGTCCACGGATGGACCATCCTGAACAATAACATAGCTGGAACTTGCCATTCAGTGTCAGAATCTTGTAGAGTTGGCTTCACATGGCAAAAAGAATTACATGCGTCAGATATCAGAAGCAAGTCCTCACCTTGCTATGATGCCTGGGGTGAAAATCATTCCTCAAGAAATAGTTATTGTTCGTGGCATATTCAGTGAGTTCAAGGAACAGCTTGACAGCATGGCTCAGAGAGGCTGCAACCATGGGGACAGTGAGTTTACTGGCATGTAAGATTTTACAAGCTATCCTGGAGGAACTGAAAAAACTGTCTGCTACACACAACACACTGGCCTTGGCCACACACCTTGTGCAACGATGGAAAATTGTCACCATTGTGACTTGGAGTGCAAAGGAGTTACCAAAAGTTACCAGCTGAATGTAAAAATTACAATAGTGCAACAAGTCAGAGGTCTTGTAGGGAGACTGAAAAAAAATTCCTCACAAGAACTTGGACACGAGTTGCAGAAATTAGTGTCTTAGCCAAACTTTGAGTGGCTTCAGGTGGTGATATTGGTGAAGGTGAAAGGAAAATCATACATTTTGTAACAACGCTATTTTTTAAAAACTCCAGAATtctctaaattagatacagacAAATATGATATTAAAATGGTCTTGAGAAATATATGCAAAACTGTTGCTATTAAGCTGGGGAACCTTTCTTGTCAGCAGTGCAGATGTTTGGAGGATCACATAACTAAAATCGTTAAAATGCCACTGAAGATCTGGATGTTCATGCAGACACACATAAATCAGGGACCAGCTATGATGCATCATGACAAGTCTCCCCCCAGGTTGAAGCGGAGGTGTGAAATCCCAGGCCTAAAATGATCTTCACCTCCAAAGAAGCAGGTTTTTGAGAGAGTGTATTTCCTCAGACACAAATGTCATATCAGGGAGGAAGACTTCAAGATGTTCTCCGTTCAGCCCTGTTGCGATTTTTCATTGGCAACCTCAGTGTGCTGAACTTTCTCATTCTTTCTGGCACCTCTTGGAAACTACTGCAGAAAAGTTTGTAGATAAGGTGATGGATCACTGCTTATCCTTCTCAGAATGTCATCCACCAGATGAGGCTGTGCAGAGAACATGATCCAGACAGGGTATGGTTTCCAGGACAGAATTCCTGAGGATTCTGCATACATGGCCTGAGGACCAAAAAGTCAAACAAACATTGAACTCCTTACCAAAGTCTCTGAACTTGACACACGGTCATTATTGGATTTTGTGCTGATGACAGCTGTGCTCAGGAAGAACGATTTTCCAGTAACACATTAGGTAAGACTTTAAGTAGCAGATTTATCTGAAACAACATTACATGTGCTTTCTCATCGTCCCTATGTTTAACATAAAAAGGAATGCTTGTGTCTCATGAGGTAACGTCAAGCATTTTACTTACATTCTCCATATGAAATGAATAAGCATGGCCTTATTTAATGCTAAATTATGTACCAGGACAAGAATGCAAGTTAGTCATGTAGGTTATAATACTTCTAAAACTGAAGGATTAAACCTTTTATCTATCCTTTATGGAGTGTATCTCAGTCAGTTAGGGATCTGTGTCCGGAAGGTTGTGAGTTTGAACCCCATGGctggcagagtaatcatattgcAGTTCAAATAGGCTCTAATTGCGTCTGGGACACAGTCTGACCCTGTGCTTTATCCTCTTCTGGAGATCACCCCCTGAAGCAAAGTGCTACTGATTTATTTACTGCAGGTTAGCTTTGTTCGTATTTCATAACACTCTCCAGATAATAACCACCATAGGGTGCTGCCAGAGATTCTTGGTCCCATGACAACGTATCATTTtgccccaacccagaccaatccaataaTTTTTTAGGGCTCCAGTCATTCAGTAGTCTTGGAATGAAAACGGACCAATAGGATGACAAGTAAGGTATATTCTTATtgttcctattggacaatccttACATTTGTCTTAAATTATCTAGCTAATGAAGAAATGCCACTTTGTGGAATACCCCTGTCCTGTTAAACCTGAGTGACACAAGGAAACATAGCGCGCAATCTTTTCTCTTGTCAAAAATTATAACTTTTCAGAGGAAGCAGGATCGAATGAGGAACAGCATTTTATAGCATGTTTCGCATTGAGAACTTTCAGATAACTCAatggaaaagaaatgcattatggaTGGAAGTGAAGAATAGCCGCCTGTGTCTAATAACATACACGTTTGAAAAATAATGCATAttgagtgtgcatgtttgtttttaattggcAAATGCTACGGTCTTATAAAATGTATTAAGTAAGGATAATTTTTACGCTCAAGGAAATGCGCATTTAAGATATTCAGTTAAGTACTCGATTATACTCTGATTGGCCTGAATTAACTAATCCTGGCGGTTCACGATTATCTAATATCGATTAAATCCGGCCTGACAGGTCTTTCATGCGTACTGAAAGACACTGCTCATGTAACGAAATGGGAAAAACAACTATTTACGTAGAATTCATATTTAGTAATGTTGTGGGCGCTAGCATTGTACCCCAGTGATCGCAAAAACGGCAGACTAACTCTGCCATGCGAAACTCAATCAACTAAGCGCAGCTCCCACAGAAAAACTAACGCAAAGACACATGGAGGAGTCTCGGGACATCTGACGGTCGGCCGATGTACGGACAAACTGATGACCGTGATCAGCGACAATATCACGAGAAATGCTGGGCTAAGTAACTTTCCCTGTGGTGGGTGATTGAATGAGATCCCAGTTCTCATACTTAGCACCCCATCCAACTTGATCTTCCAGTTAACCGCGGGAAACGCGGTCAGTGCTACTGGTGGCCGCAAACACAGGTTTCATATTATATTCCAGCACGTCGCTAATATTCCGAAATCGCGAATTAATAGCTATGCATCGCAGGATAAGGTGGGCTTGAGTAGCATCATTTCCGTGTGCGGTTTGTTATTGGAAGGAAGTGCGTCGGTAACGTTGCTCGTTTGTATTTGTGTCGTTCGTCCTTGATTACGCTAGTAAGTACTTTAAGGGGGTCTGACAGGctcagaaaaacagcagcctATACGCCGAAGGTAACCCAGCCGCTCAAGCGATATTAACTGCTTGCATTCACTTTCAGGGGATGTCTGACCTGGATGGAATATACCCTGTATATCTTTCTGTAATTGTGGGACTATTAAAAAGAAAAGCGTCAATTGCCTGGGGCGACAAATTTTATTAtcgaagaaaaaaaattaaaagctgTTCATATAAGCAGATGGATAGCCGGACGGCCACGAACACGCCCCCGCAGTCCGAGCAGCGCCGACCGCGTAGGAAGTGGGAAGTTTTCCCGGGAAAGAACCGCTTCTTCTGCGATGGCCGGATAATTGTCGCAAGACAAAGCGGCGTCCTGCCCTTCACCCTTGGCCTGATAATCTTCACTAGCGGCCTCTTCTTTATATTCGAGTAAGCGCATCCCTCACAGCTTGCAGTCTCCTGTATCACAACTTTAATTATCATCGATATCACTTACATCGACGCCATTTTAATGAACTATGTAAATTTGTCTCCTCTAGAGACTGTTATATAAATCTGAATGGGTCACCTGTTTATTAATAGGCTTTGAACACCATTGCAGTAATAGAAAGTACCCTCCCTTGTTGATGACACGTTTGCATCCTTCCTCATTCCAGCTGTCCCTTCTTGGTGGAGCACCTGACCAGCTTCATTCCGGTGGTTGGGGGGGTCCTCTTCATCTTTGTGGTGGTCTCCCTCCTGCAGACCAGCCTCACAGaccctggcatcctgcccagggcgACGCTAGATGAGGCAGCCGACATCGAGAAGCAGATCGGTAAGGGAATGTGTTTGCAGAGGTAGGCGCCTGGTCCTGATGGCCACAATCCAAAGGCTTTTAAAGGATTCTGCTGGATTGACAGCAGGTGGCTCACTTTCCATATAACTGCTTCAGGTAAAGTTCTTGGAGCTGAAATGCAATCCTGTGGCTGCCATGAAGCGCAGTTGGTCACGTCTGGCCTAATATGTGTCTGTACATGCATTCAGAACAATGGAGGTGGCGGCATTCAGGTGCGCGGGCTGGGTGCCCGGCAACGGAGGAGGTGGCGTTCAGGTGCGCGGGCCGGGCGCTTGGCAATGGAGGAGGTGGCGTTCAGGTGCGCGGGCCGGGCGCCCGGcaatggaggaggtgggggcGTTCAGGTGCACGGGCCGGGCGCCCGGcaatggaggaggtgggggcGTTCAGGTGCACGGGCCGGGCGCCCGGCAATGGAGGAGGCGGCGGCGTTCAGGTGCACGGGCCGGGCGCCCGGCAATGGAGGAGGCGGCGGCGTTCAGGTGCACGGGCCGGGCGCCCGGCAGTGGAGGAGGTGGCGGCATTCAGGTGCGCGGGCTGGGTGCCCGGCAACGGAGGAGGTGGCGTTCAGGTGCGCGGGCC
Protein-coding sequences here:
- the pigv gene encoding palmitoyltransferase ZDHHC18-A, encoding MGIKIVVRFAAFTRVLTLLLQAVFNAVIPDHPADAFSPPRLEDPLLLDGLVETLFGGLSRWDAEHFLFIAERGYLYEHNFAFFPLFPVTLRTLASVLLWPLAGMLTARGRLLLAVVLANFAFSVIAAVALYRLGCLVLGERRLALLSSLLFCLSPANVFLAAGYSESLFAVLTFSGLWMLEGGRPFTASVLLGLATATRANGLVNVGFLLYLPLQRGLVQAIAVSKGAGGLSRSHHYISISLRFLFTATLGSAIIVIPFAAFQYYGYQTFCTPSLLPDTVSSALLDLARVKGYRIPDTKGLSPGWCSSRPPLLYSYIQDVYWDVGFLRYFQLKQVPNFLLALPMATLGVAAIKSFISANQDLCLRLGLWGDQLKPQTNIPSGYHNPKVFVYMVHLTVLLGFGVFCMHVQVLTRFLASSSPVIYWFSAHLLLCYEPLLQEDGSSPDGGRQDRTDRHPRLLTADSRVLPHNLLTCLLFHWRTYSPISRWVLGYFISYWLIGLALHCNFLPWT
- the zdhhc18a gene encoding palmitoyltransferase ZDHHC18a isoform X2 translates to MSDLDGIYPVYLSVIVGLLKRKASIAWGDKFYYRRKKIKSCSYKQMDSRTATNTPPQSEQRRPRRKWEVFPGKNRFFCDGRIIVARQSGVLPFTLGLIIFTSGLFFIFDCPFLVEHLTSFIPVVGGVLFIFVVVSLLQTSLTDPGILPRATLDEAADIEKQIDDSGSSAYHPPPRTREVVINDQVVMLKYCFTCKMFRPPRTSHCGLCDNCVGSQGGRGLLFALKKSPASVLELVVCCFSIWSILGLTGFHTYLLASNLTTNEDAKGLWSGKRLADSANPYSYNNMCTNFCAVLCGPLPPSLIDRRGFIP